From Anaerobranca gottschalkii DSM 13577, a single genomic window includes:
- a CDS encoding DUF554 domain-containing protein: protein MGNLVNGFAIIIGGIIGTLFGKLIPKRVEETVIYGIGLAVLVIGIQSMVVITNILHVIIAITLGAIVGETINLDDKFNQGAKWCEKQINRVVKGDIASGLIYASLIYCVGPMAILGAIEMALFNDSSTLIAKAALDGITSVAFSSILGIGVAISGIVVFIYQGIIYLMAKILGDFATGEMINAIKGLGGILIFAIGLNITNITKIKVANLLPAFFFIILFTMLF, encoded by the coding sequence ATGGGGAACTTAGTTAATGGATTTGCTATCATTATTGGTGGGATCATTGGTACATTATTTGGTAAGTTAATACCTAAAAGGGTAGAGGAAACGGTAATATATGGTATTGGATTAGCAGTTTTAGTTATTGGAATTCAAAGTATGGTGGTAATAACAAACATACTTCATGTTATAATTGCTATTACATTAGGGGCAATAGTTGGTGAGACTATTAACTTAGATGATAAATTTAATCAAGGGGCAAAATGGTGTGAAAAACAAATAAATAGGGTGGTTAAAGGAGATATCGCATCAGGTTTAATTTATGCTTCTTTGATATATTGTGTAGGCCCTATGGCAATTTTAGGGGCTATAGAAATGGCTTTGTTTAATGATTCTTCAACATTAATTGCAAAAGCTGCATTAGATGGAATAACTTCTGTTGCCTTTTCATCTATTCTAGGAATAGGAGTTGCTATATCGGGAATTGTAGTGTTTATCTATCAAGGAATAATATATTTAATGGCTAAAATTTTAGGTGATTTTGCCACAGGGGAAATGATTAATGCTATTAAAGGATTAGGTGGAATTTTAATATTTGCTATAGGCTTGAATATTACTAATATTACTAAAATAAAAGTTGCTAACCTTTTGCCCGCCTTCTTTTTCATAATTTTATTTACAATGTTATTTTAA
- a CDS encoding aminotransferase class V-fold PLP-dependent enzyme → MIYLDNGATSFPKPENVYKAHDYAFRNYGANPGRGGHSLARECARVIYNTREKIREFIKANSTREIIFTSNTTEALNQGILGVVSEGDHIIISKLEHNSVWRPVEWLRKNFKIELDFCEHDKEGYIILEDLERKIKKNTKLVVINHCSNVFGTMQNLSAIGQITRNKGVLLLVDGAQSLGFEEIDVQRMGIDMLAFAGHKGLLGPMGTGGLYVREDIILKPLKTGGTGSKSESPEVPAKGPERYESGTMNTAGIYALGAGVDFINEQGLDKIKSHKLNLLKRLIDGLEGIVTFYGPQSLENRGPVISFNLGDMASTDVAFILDTVYNIAVRAGLHCSPLAHKFFGTLEQGTIRVTPGIFNTIEEIDILIKAIKEIRES, encoded by the coding sequence ATGATATATTTAGATAACGGTGCTACTAGTTTTCCTAAACCTGAAAATGTATATAAAGCCCATGATTATGCATTTCGTAATTATGGAGCTAATCCTGGTAGGGGAGGTCATAGTTTAGCTAGAGAGTGTGCTAGAGTTATTTATAACACTAGAGAGAAAATACGGGAATTTATTAAGGCTAATAGTACAAGGGAAATTATTTTTACATCAAATACTACAGAGGCCCTTAATCAAGGAATTCTAGGAGTAGTTAGTGAAGGAGATCATATTATAATTAGTAAATTAGAGCACAATTCAGTTTGGAGACCAGTTGAATGGTTGAGGAAAAACTTTAAGATTGAGTTAGATTTTTGTGAACATGATAAAGAAGGGTATATTATACTAGAAGATTTGGAAAGGAAAATTAAAAAAAATACAAAGTTAGTAGTGATAAATCATTGTAGTAATGTCTTTGGGACCATGCAAAATTTATCAGCTATTGGGCAAATAACTAGAAATAAAGGAGTATTATTACTAGTTGATGGGGCCCAAAGTTTAGGTTTTGAAGAAATAGATGTTCAAAGAATGGGAATAGATATGTTGGCTTTTGCAGGTCATAAAGGGTTATTAGGGCCAATGGGTACAGGAGGATTATATGTAAGGGAAGATATTATTTTAAAGCCACTTAAAACAGGGGGTACTGGTAGTAAGTCTGAATCACCAGAAGTTCCAGCTAAAGGGCCAGAAAGATATGAAAGTGGAACTATGAATACAGCAGGAATTTATGCTTTAGGAGCTGGAGTAGATTTTATAAATGAACAAGGGTTAGATAAAATAAAGTCTCATAAACTTAATTTATTAAAAAGGTTGATTGATGGGTTAGAGGGTATAGTAACCTTTTATGGCCCTCAATCCTTAGAAAATAGAGGTCCAGTTATATCTTTTAACCTTGGGGACATGGCATCTACAGATGTAGCCTTTATCTTAGATACAGTTTATAACATTGCTGTTAGAGCTGGTTTACATTGTAGTCCCTTAGCCCACAAATTTTTTGGAACTTTAGAACAAGGAACTATAAGGGTAACTCCTGGTATATTTAATACAATAGAAGAGATAGATATTTTAATTAAAGCTATTAAAGAGATAAGGGAGAGTTAA
- a CDS encoding ParB/RepB/Spo0J family partition protein: MSKKGLGRGLSALIPELPQQDINPNSIQDIPISRIRPNPKQPRKNFSQESLQELAESIKIHGIIQPIVVRSIEGGYELVAGERRLRASKIAGLDTIKAVIQNFTDRQLAEIALIENLQREDLNSIEEAEAYQKLIDEFHLTQEQLSLRLGKSRSAIANTLRLLDLAKDVKELVIKGLLKPGQVRPLLVLDKSKQKEVANLIVEKSLNTRQIEKYVKELREKEKILKLKKEENIDPEIKDVEEKIMESIGVKVKIKGNDKKGVIEINYYDENDLNRIIQLLLDKG, encoded by the coding sequence GTGTCTAAAAAAGGGTTAGGTAGAGGTCTTAGTGCTTTAATTCCCGAATTACCACAACAAGATATTAACCCTAATTCAATTCAGGATATTCCTATCAGTAGAATTAGACCAAATCCTAAACAACCTAGAAAAAACTTTTCACAAGAATCCCTTCAAGAATTAGCAGAGTCAATTAAAATTCACGGTATAATTCAACCGATAGTTGTCAGGAGTATAGAAGGAGGATATGAACTAGTAGCAGGGGAAAGAAGACTGAGGGCTAGTAAAATAGCCGGTCTAGATACCATAAAAGCTGTGATTCAAAATTTTACAGATAGGCAGTTAGCTGAAATAGCCCTTATAGAAAATTTACAAAGGGAAGATTTAAATTCTATTGAAGAAGCAGAAGCATATCAAAAACTAATAGATGAATTTCATTTAACACAGGAGCAACTATCCTTGAGGTTAGGGAAAAGTAGGTCTGCAATTGCAAATACCCTCAGGTTATTAGATTTAGCAAAAGATGTTAAAGAACTGGTAATTAAAGGGTTATTAAAACCAGGACAAGTAAGGCCATTATTGGTATTAGATAAAAGCAAACAAAAAGAAGTGGCCAATTTAATAGTAGAAAAATCTTTGAATACCAGACAAATAGAGAAATATGTAAAGGAATTAAGGGAAAAAGAAAAAATTCTAAAATTAAAAAAAGAAGAGAACATTGATCCAGAAATAAAAGATGTTGAAGAAAAAATCATGGAATCCATTGGAGTAAAGGTAAAAATCAAAGGGAATGATAAAAAGGGAGTTATAGAAATCAATTATTATGATGAAAATGACCTTAATAGAATCATTCAATTACTACTTGACAAGGGTTAA
- a CDS encoding ParA family protein: MSKVFAITNQKGGVGKTTTAVNLSAYLAMKGKKVLLLDIDPQGNSTSGLGVNKHHIKKCIYNVLVDDFPLDAIIVPTSVKNLDLAPATIQLAGAEIELVPTVSREVRLKNGLANVRREYDYIIIDCPPSLGLLTINALTAADGVIVPIQCEYYALEGLSQLVNTVNLVQKHLNPLLTFEGALLTMYDARTNLSNQVVEEVKNFFGNKVYKTIIPRNVRLSEAPSHGKSILEYDPKSKGAEVYEALAEEVLKGV, encoded by the coding sequence ATGTCTAAGGTTTTTGCAATTACCAATCAAAAAGGTGGTGTAGGAAAAACCACTACAGCCGTTAACCTAAGTGCTTACTTAGCTATGAAAGGGAAAAAAGTACTTTTATTAGATATAGATCCCCAAGGGAATTCTACTAGTGGTCTTGGAGTTAATAAACATCACATTAAAAAATGTATATATAATGTTTTAGTTGATGACTTTCCTTTGGATGCAATTATAGTTCCAACATCTGTTAAAAACTTAGATTTAGCCCCTGCTACAATTCAGTTAGCAGGAGCAGAAATTGAATTGGTTCCTACTGTATCTAGAGAAGTGAGATTAAAAAATGGATTGGCAAATGTGAGGAGAGAATATGATTATATTATTATCGATTGTCCTCCTTCTCTAGGACTATTGACCATTAATGCTTTAACAGCAGCAGATGGTGTTATAGTACCGATCCAGTGTGAATACTATGCTTTAGAGGGATTAAGTCAACTTGTTAATACTGTTAATCTTGTTCAAAAACATTTAAATCCTTTATTGACCTTTGAAGGTGCTTTATTGACAATGTATGATGCTAGAACTAATTTATCTAATCAAGTAGTGGAAGAAGTAAAAAACTTCTTTGGTAATAAGGTTTATAAAACTATAATTCCCCGTAATGTTAGATTAAGCGAAGCACCTAGCCATGGTAAGTCTATTTTAGAATATGATCCAAAATCCAAAGGGGCAGAAGTTTATGAAGCCTTGGCGGAGGAGGTGTTAAAAGGTGTCTAA
- the noc gene encoding nucleoid occlusion protein, with amino-acid sequence MREQLSKLLGQLEKGEEIQQIPINKITSNPFQPRKHFDDEKIDELAQSIKTYGLLQPIILRKVDDKYEIIAGERRFKACVKLGFNKVSAIVKEANDGAMAAIALIENIQRENLNFLEEAEGLHRLITEFNLTQEVLAQRIGKSQSTIANKLRLLKLPQEVKEQLKNSNLTERHARALLKLPEHEQLPLLKRIIDEGMTVRQTEEAVEILVQTGVTEEKSNDETSKAQTRRFVIKDFRIFLNSIKQVVSTIKSTGIDAIMEEDDNEDYLEVRIRLPKNR; translated from the coding sequence ATGAGAGAACAGTTATCAAAATTATTAGGTCAATTGGAAAAAGGAGAAGAAATTCAACAAATCCCTATCAATAAGATCACTTCTAATCCATTTCAGCCGAGAAAGCATTTTGATGATGAAAAAATCGATGAATTAGCCCAGTCCATCAAAACATATGGATTATTACAACCTATCATTTTGAGAAAAGTAGATGATAAATATGAAATCATTGCCGGGGAAAGAAGATTTAAAGCATGTGTTAAATTAGGTTTTAATAAAGTGTCAGCTATTGTTAAAGAAGCAAATGATGGGGCAATGGCAGCAATAGCATTAATTGAGAATATCCAAAGGGAAAATTTAAACTTTTTAGAAGAGGCAGAGGGTTTACACCGGTTAATAACTGAATTTAATTTGACCCAAGAAGTGTTGGCTCAGAGAATTGGTAAGAGTCAATCAACTATTGCTAATAAATTAAGATTATTAAAACTTCCTCAAGAGGTTAAGGAACAACTAAAAAATAGTAATTTAACAGAAAGACATGCTAGGGCATTATTAAAACTTCCTGAACATGAACAATTACCTTTATTGAAAAGGATAATTGATGAAGGAATGACAGTAAGGCAAACAGAAGAAGCAGTAGAAATCCTTGTACAAACTGGGGTAACTGAAGAGAAAAGCAATGATGAAACAAGCAAGGCTCAAACCCGTAGATTTGTCATAAAGGATTTTAGAATTTTCTTGAATTCAATAAAGCAAGTTGTAAGTACTATTAAGAGTACTGGTATTGATGCTATTATGGAAGAAGACGATAATGAAGATTATCTAGAAGTAAGAATTAGACTACCTAAAAACCGTTGA
- the rsmG gene encoding 16S rRNA (guanine(527)-N(7))-methyltransferase RsmG, translating into MEILKEYLKDFNIAITDYNVEQFIKYKELLLDWNEKINLTAIVDNDGIAIKHFVDSIIPVNEFTNGSSIIDVGSGAGFPGVPLAIVNPSLKVTALDSLQKRLKFLSEVKKDLVLDNLTLIHGRAEDYGKNLQYREKFTYATARAVAPLNILAELCLPFVKVGGYFIAYKGDKWEEEIQQSIKAIEILGGKVEKTYTYTLPKISDVRSIIKIKKVFNTDQKYPRKAGIPNKKPL; encoded by the coding sequence ATGGAAATTTTAAAGGAATATCTTAAGGATTTTAATATTGCTATAACTGATTATAATGTGGAGCAGTTTATAAAGTATAAAGAATTGTTACTAGACTGGAATGAAAAAATTAATCTAACTGCTATAGTTGATAATGATGGTATAGCTATTAAACATTTTGTTGATTCAATTATACCTGTTAATGAATTTACAAATGGTAGCTCTATAATTGATGTGGGAAGTGGGGCTGGATTCCCAGGAGTTCCTTTAGCTATAGTAAATCCCAGTTTAAAGGTTACTGCTCTAGATTCACTACAAAAGAGATTGAAATTTTTATCAGAAGTTAAAAAGGATTTAGTTTTGGATAATTTAACTCTAATTCACGGTAGGGCAGAAGATTATGGTAAAAATTTACAATATAGAGAGAAATTTACCTATGCAACTGCTAGAGCAGTTGCTCCATTGAATATTTTAGCAGAACTTTGTTTACCCTTTGTTAAAGTAGGTGGCTATTTTATAGCATATAAGGGAGATAAATGGGAAGAAGAAATACAACAGAGCATAAAAGCCATTGAGATTTTAGGGGGTAAAGTAGAAAAAACATATACTTATACTTTACCTAAAATATCTGATGTCCGTTCTATAATTAAAATTAAGAAAGTGTTTAATACAGATCAAAAATATCCCAGAAAAGCGGGAATTCCCAATAAAAAGCCCCTTTAA